A single window of Methylobacterium nodulans ORS 2060 DNA harbors:
- a CDS encoding IS110 family transposase yields the protein MAHATTPSASLDIGKDSLDLALTGQPASWRFANTPDGHAALITHLAEHAVRRIGLEASGGYERAVCAVLHRAGFDLVLFQPRQVRAYATDRLRRAKTDRLDAHLIAACTAAHEGPVRTPPDPRLAALAEPLRLLQQIELDLARLKTRRAASRDAAIQARLAEEIARLRVWRAQAFTELLARLRAEPDLAARLELVLSIPGLGARTAVTLLVSLPELGRLSRAQAASLAGLAPFDHSSGKHQGARRIAGGRAGVRTALYAAALPAAWRWNPALVACARKLLIYANTVLARGTPWRHTPEPEAAA from the coding sequence ATGGCACACGCTACCACACCCAGCGCCAGTCTCGATATCGGCAAGGACAGCCTCGATCTCGCCCTCACCGGCCAGCCCGCCTCCTGGCGCTTCGCCAACACCCCGGACGGCCACGCCGCCCTGATCACGCACTTGGCCGAGCACGCGGTCCGCCGCATCGGCCTGGAGGCTTCCGGCGGCTATGAGCGCGCCGTCTGCGCGGTTCTGCACCGGGCCGGCTTCGACCTGGTGCTGTTCCAGCCCCGGCAAGTGCGCGCCTATGCCACCGATCGCCTGCGCCGGGCCAAGACCGACCGGCTCGACGCCCACCTGATCGCCGCCTGCACCGCCGCGCACGAGGGGCCGGTGCGCACCCCGCCCGACCCGCGCCTGGCGGCTCTGGCCGAGCCGCTGCGCCTGCTGCAGCAGATCGAGCTCGATCTGGCCCGCCTCAAGACCCGCCGTGCGGCCTCCCGTGACGCGGCCATCCAGGCGCGGCTGGCCGAGGAGATCGCCCGCCTGCGGGTATGGCGAGCCCAGGCGTTCACGGAGCTGCTGGCGCGGCTGCGGGCGGAGCCGGACCTGGCGGCGCGCCTGGAGCTGGTGCTGAGCATCCCGGGCCTGGGCGCCCGCACGGCGGTGACGCTGCTGGTGAGCCTGCCGGAGCTGGGCCGCCTGAGCCGGGCGCAGGCGGCCAGCCTGGCCGGGCTGGCGCCGTTCGACCACTCCTCGGGCAAGCACCAGGGCGCGCGGCGGATCGCCGGCGGGCGCGCGGGGGTGCGCACGGCGCTCTACGCGGCGGCCCTGCCGGCGGCCTGGCGCTGGAACCCGGCCCTGGTGGCCTGCGCGCGCAAGCTGCTGATCTATGCCAACACGGTGCTGGCGCGCGGCACCCCCTGGCGGCACACGCCCGAGCCGGAGGCGGCCGCCTGA
- a CDS encoding site-specific DNA-methyltransferase translates to MGSRTTSKSKTTTTTAPSLQHGVELRRVEDLRPYARNARTHSKKQVRQIASSIQEFGFNNPVLISDEHEIIAGHGHVEAAKLLGLQQVPTLRLSHLSPAQRRAYVLADNKLALNAGWNQDLLAGELKALQELEFSLELTAFSTAEIDLAFEAAGEKAPEPPGPEDAVVEPGDEPAVTREGDLWRLGPHRLLCGDALALESYAALLQGDLADLVFTDPPYNVPIEGHVSGLGATKHRDFAMASGEMNEAEFTAFLARFLDLARAHSRDGSIHYVCMDAAHALELLTAVRQVGLSLKTTCVWAKSNGGMGSLYRQQCEFVHVLKNGEAPHVNNVELGRHGRNRTTLWQYAGVNSFRRGRMEELSLHPTVKPVALVADAIKDCSKRRGVVLDPFSGSGTTLVAAEKTGRVARVLELSPAYCDVAIRRWQAQTGRQAVLSATGQIFEEVEAERLPEVAEQPTHLRSAA, encoded by the coding sequence ATGGGCTCGCGAACCACGTCGAAGTCGAAGACCACCACGACCACTGCCCCGAGCCTCCAGCACGGCGTCGAGCTGCGCCGCGTCGAGGATCTGCGGCCCTACGCGCGCAACGCGCGAACCCACTCCAAGAAGCAGGTCCGGCAGATCGCCAGCTCCATCCAGGAGTTCGGGTTCAATAACCCCGTCCTGATCAGCGACGAGCACGAGATCATCGCCGGACACGGCCACGTCGAGGCCGCCAAGCTCCTGGGCCTGCAGCAGGTGCCCACGCTTCGCCTGTCCCACCTCTCGCCCGCCCAGCGACGCGCCTACGTGCTGGCCGACAACAAGCTCGCACTGAACGCAGGCTGGAACCAGGACCTCCTCGCCGGCGAGCTCAAGGCGCTCCAGGAGCTCGAGTTTAGCCTCGAGCTCACCGCGTTCTCCACCGCCGAGATCGATCTCGCCTTCGAGGCCGCCGGCGAGAAGGCGCCGGAGCCGCCCGGGCCGGAGGACGCCGTGGTCGAGCCCGGCGATGAGCCAGCCGTGACCCGAGAGGGCGATCTCTGGCGGCTCGGGCCCCACCGTCTGCTGTGCGGCGACGCCCTCGCGCTTGAGAGCTACGCCGCCCTGTTGCAGGGGGACCTCGCCGACCTCGTGTTCACTGATCCCCCGTACAACGTGCCGATCGAGGGCCACGTCTCGGGCCTGGGCGCCACCAAGCATCGCGATTTCGCTATGGCCTCCGGCGAGATGAACGAGGCCGAGTTTACCGCCTTTCTCGCCCGCTTCCTCGATCTCGCGCGAGCGCACTCCCGCGACGGCTCCATCCACTACGTCTGCATGGACGCCGCCCACGCCCTCGAGCTGCTCACCGCCGTTCGCCAGGTCGGGCTCTCGCTCAAGACCACCTGCGTCTGGGCCAAGAGCAACGGCGGCATGGGCTCTCTGTACCGCCAGCAATGCGAGTTCGTGCACGTGCTCAAGAACGGCGAGGCGCCGCACGTGAACAACGTCGAGCTGGGCCGGCACGGGCGCAACCGCACGACGCTCTGGCAGTACGCGGGCGTGAACAGCTTCCGGCGCGGACGGATGGAGGAGCTGAGCCTCCACCCGACGGTGAAGCCGGTGGCCCTGGTGGCGGACGCGATCAAGGACTGCTCGAAGCGGCGTGGGGTGGTGCTGGACCCGTTCTCGGGCTCGGGCACGACGCTGGTGGCGGCCGAGAAGACCGGGCGGGTGGCGCGGGTGCTGGAGCTCTCGCCGGCCTACTGCGACGTGGCGATCCGGCGTTGGCAGGCACAGACGGGGCGCCAGGCCGTGCTCTCCGCGACGGGGCAGATCTTCGAGGAGGTCGAGGCCGAGCGGCTGCCCGAAGTGGCCGAACAGCCCACGCATCTGCGCAGCGCGGCGTAG
- a CDS encoding DUF5681 domain-containing protein: MTRKTAQATEAATQTDTSGTTAPRRRGPGRPFQKGQSGNPNGRRRKMRPIADFREMVLAEFERELTMNENGKPIKVTAFEAVLRSTIVSAVKGNSRSQRQAAELYMQVQREHRKAADQLLTAVFLDNMTFEQAQAKAKRLRIRLGSFRSSCSLWFLRLVSPRGSHASLRGRRLAAA; this comes from the coding sequence ATGACCCGCAAGACAGCACAGGCCACCGAGGCCGCGACACAGACCGACACCTCCGGCACCACAGCTCCGCGCCGCCGCGGCCCGGGTCGGCCGTTCCAGAAGGGCCAGAGCGGCAATCCCAACGGGCGCCGGCGTAAGATGCGCCCCATCGCCGATTTCCGCGAGATGGTCCTGGCGGAGTTCGAGCGGGAGCTGACCATGAACGAGAACGGCAAGCCGATCAAAGTCACCGCCTTCGAGGCGGTGCTGCGCAGCACCATCGTCTCGGCCGTCAAGGGCAACTCGCGCTCGCAGCGCCAGGCGGCCGAGCTGTACATGCAGGTTCAGCGCGAACACAGGAAGGCGGCGGACCAACTGCTGACAGCAGTGTTCCTCGACAACATGACCTTCGAACAGGCGCAGGCGAAGGCAAAGCGTCTGAGAATCCGATTGGGGTCGTTTAGGTCAAGCTGCTCGTTGTGGTTTCTCCGGCTTGTGTCGCCCCGTGGGTCACACGCTTCTCTTCGCGGTCGGCGCTTGGCCGCCGCATGA
- a CDS encoding IS110-like element ISMno22 family transposase: MKYYAGLDVSLEETAICVVDDTGRIVREARAASEPGALVQALNQIGLPLERIGLEACSLTAWLHDGLREAGLPAICIETRQANAAMKTMPNKTDRNDARALAQIMRTGWFRQVHVKSRQCRPWRSLLVARRTVLNEMRSIENVVRGILREAGLKLGTPGRAAFAGRVRELAEGVPLMTQLVEPLLEVLASMLTALAGLTKQVMDLVKKEAVCQRLMSVPGVGPITALAFRATIDRPDRFRRSRDVGAHLGLTPARYQSGETDIQGKISRCGDELARTALYEAAHTLLVRSQKWSSLRAWGMKIARRRGMARARVAVARKLAVILHRMWSDGTAFRWGKEPAEGATLAG; the protein is encoded by the coding sequence GTGAAGTATTATGCCGGACTGGACGTTTCGCTGGAAGAGACCGCGATCTGCGTTGTCGACGATACGGGTCGGATCGTGCGGGAGGCGCGGGCGGCGAGTGAGCCTGGCGCGCTGGTGCAGGCGCTGAACCAGATCGGCCTGCCCCTGGAGCGCATCGGCCTGGAAGCGTGCTCGCTGACGGCCTGGCTGCACGACGGCCTGCGCGAGGCGGGCTTGCCGGCGATCTGCATCGAGACGCGCCAGGCCAATGCCGCGATGAAGACGATGCCCAACAAGACCGACCGCAACGACGCACGCGCCCTGGCGCAGATCATGCGGACGGGCTGGTTCCGGCAGGTCCATGTCAAGAGCCGTCAGTGCCGGCCGTGGCGTTCGCTGCTGGTGGCGCGCCGCACGGTGCTCAACGAGATGCGTTCGATCGAGAACGTGGTGCGGGGGATCCTGCGCGAAGCCGGGCTCAAGCTCGGCACGCCTGGCCGTGCAGCCTTCGCCGGCCGCGTACGCGAACTGGCCGAGGGCGTGCCCCTGATGACGCAGCTCGTCGAACCGCTCCTGGAGGTGCTGGCCAGCATGCTGACCGCACTCGCCGGCTTGACGAAGCAGGTCATGGATCTCGTCAAGAAAGAGGCGGTCTGCCAGCGGCTGATGAGCGTGCCGGGCGTCGGCCCCATCACCGCGCTTGCCTTCCGGGCGACGATCGACCGGCCCGACCGGTTCAGGCGCTCGCGCGACGTCGGCGCCCATCTCGGTCTGACGCCGGCGCGCTACCAGTCCGGCGAGACCGACATCCAGGGCAAGATCAGCCGTTGCGGCGACGAACTCGCGCGCACCGCGCTCTACGAGGCGGCGCATACGCTGCTGGTGCGGAGCCAGAAATGGTCGAGCCTGCGCGCCTGGGGGATGAAGATCGCCAGGCGTCGCGGCATGGCCCGCGCCCGCGTCGCGGTCGCCCGCAAGCTCGCCGTCATCCTCCATCGCATGTGGAGCGACGGCACCGCGTTCCGCTGGGGTAAGGAGCCCGCAGAGGGTGCCACGCTCGCAGGATGA
- a CDS encoding DUF927 domain-containing protein has product MLALDELGHVSGKELSRIIYGLASGAGKLRMAADGSIRKTRSWSTFVLLSSEKSIEERIRADGGEAPGGVAVRIADVDVSSVNRMVDQRTLAEINGINQHFGHAGPAFVEAMVAEGLHRQASELREGINRTAAAIAGPGADGMRVRAALPFAILSTAGTLAKSFGILPDSLDVGRVIRWAWDRFQGSPDATALDPEERAIESLRHWIAEKWGSGIHPTDPGSAGDVVKNWSRDAIAWFDDHMIYIPATRIVEACGGGLKEIEIGRALDQRGLIAKRKARDCFFTNFVPRVGRLKAYALPRSEFRSKSREEPALAVIDGRRQ; this is encoded by the coding sequence GTGCTCGCACTCGACGAGCTGGGACATGTCAGCGGCAAGGAGCTGAGTAGGATTATCTACGGCCTCGCATCAGGCGCCGGAAAGCTCCGAATGGCTGCCGACGGCTCGATCCGGAAGACTCGTTCCTGGTCGACATTTGTGTTGCTCAGCTCGGAGAAGTCGATCGAGGAGCGGATCCGTGCAGATGGCGGTGAAGCGCCAGGCGGCGTGGCGGTGCGAATAGCCGACGTCGACGTGAGCAGCGTCAACCGAATGGTTGACCAGCGCACCTTGGCAGAGATCAATGGCATCAATCAACATTTCGGACATGCCGGTCCCGCGTTCGTGGAGGCAATGGTCGCCGAAGGGCTTCACCGGCAGGCGTCTGAGCTGCGCGAAGGCATCAACAGGACTGCCGCTGCGATTGCTGGCCCGGGCGCCGATGGGATGCGCGTGAGGGCAGCCTTGCCGTTCGCGATCCTGAGCACGGCCGGAACGTTGGCGAAGAGCTTCGGGATTCTGCCGGACAGCCTCGACGTGGGGCGCGTGATCCGGTGGGCGTGGGACCGCTTCCAGGGCTCGCCTGACGCGACAGCGCTCGACCCGGAGGAGCGGGCGATCGAGAGCCTGCGGCATTGGATAGCCGAGAAATGGGGGTCCGGCATTCACCCGACCGATCCGGGAAGCGCTGGGGATGTGGTCAAAAACTGGTCTCGGGACGCGATCGCCTGGTTTGATGACCACATGATCTACATCCCGGCAACGCGCATCGTCGAGGCGTGCGGCGGGGGGCTCAAGGAAATAGAGATCGGCCGTGCTCTGGATCAGCGGGGCCTGATCGCCAAGCGTAAGGCCCGAGATTGCTTCTTCACGAACTTCGTGCCGCGCGTCGGAAGGCTCAAGGCATACGCGCTCCCTCGCTCCGAATTCAGGTCGAAATCCAGGGAAGAACCTGCGCTCGCCGTCATCGATGGAAGGCGACAGTGA
- a CDS encoding IS91-like element ISMno23 family transposase gives MPRPALELADVLNQHGEASLRAHAGHLSRGQRKVIAAIRACRTAALGGHVARCQACDQIQVSSNSCRNRHCPKCQGQTARAWLERQQADLLPVAYFHVVFSRPAPIARVAFQNKAVVYHLLLRTAADTLLTLAADPKHLGARIGLTAVLHTWGSAMTHHPHVPVIVPGGGLSPDGARWIACRPGFFLPVRVLSRLFRGLFLDRLSQAHRAGRLTFGAELSRLAEPMAFAALLAPLRRAEWVVYAKPPLAGPEAVLTYLSGYTHRVAIANSRLLRLDEHGVTVRWTDDRVRAGARGREWIKRMTLSADEFIRRFLLHVLPDGFHRIRHDGLFARGTRAGAIATIRALLASGTSHDPVKPEPARAPPAPPACPRCGGCLSIVERFRRGETPRLPPLRAVRIDTS, from the coding sequence GTGCCGCGCCCCGCCCTGGAACTCGCCGACGTCCTCAACCAGCATGGCGAGGCCTCCCTGCGGGCCCATGCCGGACACCTCAGTCGCGGCCAGCGCAAGGTCATTGCGGCGATCCGGGCCTGCCGTACCGCGGCGCTCGGCGGCCATGTCGCACGCTGCCAGGCCTGCGATCAGATCCAGGTCTCCTCCAACTCCTGCCGCAACCGGCACTGCCCGAAGTGTCAGGGGCAGACCGCGCGGGCGTGGCTGGAACGGCAGCAGGCCGACCTGCTGCCGGTGGCCTACTTCCACGTCGTCTTCAGCCGGCCGGCGCCGATCGCCAGGGTGGCGTTCCAGAACAAGGCCGTGGTCTACCACCTGCTGCTGCGGACCGCCGCCGACACGCTGCTCACCCTCGCGGCCGACCCCAAGCACCTCGGGGCGAGGATTGGGTTGACCGCCGTGCTCCACACCTGGGGCTCGGCGATGACCCATCATCCGCACGTGCCCGTCATCGTCCCCGGCGGCGGGCTGTCCCCGGACGGGGCGCGCTGGATCGCCTGCCGGCCCGGCTTCTTCCTGCCCGTCCGTGTGCTCTCGCGCCTGTTCCGCGGGCTGTTCCTCGACCGGCTGAGCCAAGCGCATCGCGCCGGCCGGCTCACCTTCGGGGCTGAGCTGTCTCGTCTGGCCGAGCCGATGGCCTTCGCGGCCCTACTGGCCCCGCTGCGTCGCGCGGAATGGGTGGTCTACGCCAAGCCGCCGCTGGCCGGCCCCGAGGCGGTGCTCACCTACCTGTCGGGCTACACGCATCGCGTGGCGATCGCCAACAGCCGGCTGCTGAGGCTGGACGAGCACGGGGTCACGGTCCGCTGGACGGATGACCGCGTCCGGGCTGGGGCGAGGGGGCGTGAGTGGATCAAGCGTATGACGCTGTCGGCCGACGAGTTCATCCGCCGCTTCCTGCTGCACGTGCTGCCCGATGGCTTCCACCGCATCCGCCACGACGGCCTGTTCGCCCGCGGGACGCGGGCTGGGGCCATCGCCACGATCCGGGCTCTGCTCGCTTCGGGGACGTCTCACGATCCGGTCAAGCCCGAACCTGCCCGCGCCCCGCCGGCTCCTCCGGCTTGTCCCCGCTGCGGCGGCTGCCTGTCCATCGTCGAGCGCTTCCGCCGCGGCGAGACCCCGCGCTTGCCTCCGCTCCGCGCGGTCAGGATTGACACCTCATGA
- a CDS encoding MFS transporter — MPFLMLCYVAAFLDRVNVGFAKLTMLHDLGIGEAAYGFGAGLFFVGYFLFETPSNVLMHRIGARATLSRIMILWAFISGAFAFVQAEWQFYTLRFLLGAAEAGFYPGVILYLTYWFPSARRARVIALFICAIPLSGLLGGPLSGWILSSLHGSLSLHGWQWLFLVEALPSLALGLLVLAYLDDTPNKSSWLSVEEKAAIQRDLDEDQSLTPRRAGWAGVLSGIVVLLSIVVFCQAMGQYGLSFWLPTLIAQAGAKDPLTVGLLSAVPFSVAIVCMLLSAWNSDRTNERRWHLAIAFLVGGVGLSASTFLTGNVPASMVALCIAAAGCYTVSALVWSLPPLFLTGVGAAAGIAVINSFGSLAGFLSPFAIGWIRETTQSTNIGMLAISVFMMVGAVLMFIVPKPTTGGTARTPNMSR, encoded by the coding sequence GTGCCGTTCTTGATGTTGTGCTATGTTGCTGCATTCCTTGATCGTGTAAATGTCGGCTTCGCGAAGCTGACAATGCTTCACGATCTCGGAATCGGTGAGGCTGCCTACGGCTTCGGTGCAGGACTTTTTTTCGTCGGATATTTTCTCTTTGAGACTCCAAGTAACGTACTGATGCACCGAATTGGCGCGCGTGCCACGCTCTCGCGTATTATGATACTCTGGGCGTTTATCTCAGGTGCGTTCGCCTTCGTGCAAGCTGAGTGGCAATTCTATACTCTCCGTTTCCTGCTTGGCGCAGCGGAAGCAGGGTTCTATCCCGGTGTCATCCTATACCTAACTTACTGGTTCCCATCAGCCCGGCGTGCACGCGTAATCGCTTTGTTCATCTGCGCGATCCCGCTGTCCGGGTTGCTCGGCGGACCCTTGTCGGGCTGGATCCTCTCGTCACTCCATGGCAGCCTCTCACTGCATGGCTGGCAGTGGCTCTTCCTCGTTGAGGCCCTCCCCTCATTGGCCCTTGGCCTGCTCGTGCTCGCATACCTTGACGACACGCCGAACAAATCCTCCTGGCTGTCCGTGGAAGAAAAGGCCGCCATCCAGCGCGACTTGGATGAGGACCAATCTCTGACGCCGCGCCGCGCTGGCTGGGCGGGCGTGCTGTCCGGCATTGTGGTTCTTCTATCGATCGTCGTTTTTTGTCAGGCCATGGGCCAGTACGGCCTGTCGTTCTGGCTGCCCACTCTGATTGCTCAGGCCGGTGCCAAGGACCCTCTCACCGTCGGCCTGCTGAGCGCGGTGCCATTCAGCGTTGCCATTGTGTGCATGCTGCTGAGTGCCTGGAACTCGGATAGGACGAACGAGCGCCGCTGGCATCTCGCGATCGCATTCTTGGTGGGCGGTGTCGGCCTTTCGGCGAGCACGTTCCTGACCGGGAACGTTCCAGCCTCCATGGTGGCGCTCTGCATCGCTGCGGCCGGGTGCTACACCGTGTCGGCCCTCGTCTGGAGCCTCCCGCCATTGTTTCTGACCGGGGTCGGCGCTGCGGCGGGAATCGCCGTCATAAATTCGTTCGGTTCCCTCGCCGGGTTTCTCAGCCCCTTCGCGATCGGCTGGATCCGGGAGACGACCCAGAGCACCAATATCGGCATGCTCGCTATCAGCGTCTTCATGATGGTCGGAGCCGTGTTGATGTTCATCGTCCCGAAGCCGACGACGGGGGGCACGGCCCGGACCCCCAACATGTCGCGATAG
- a CDS encoding maleate cis-trans isomerase family protein, which yields MPRTKRIGLLIPSTNTAVEADFQRLNLPGVSVHGQRLHIPDGVMGEDVLDRMNQDLDEAIESLASAHVDAMVYACTSGSFYKGAGWDTDVITRIERKGLPAVATSPAVSAALRHVGGRAISVVTPYPEWTNRRLRDYFTSEGFNILGVAGDPSAAAGGHSFINDQDPENIVAFGERHCAPEADVLFCSCTAWRSFEAVPELEKRLRRPVISSNQATVWAALQAVGFGGHIRNGGRLFAT from the coding sequence ATGCCCAGGACCAAGCGGATCGGATTGCTCATCCCTTCCACAAACACGGCCGTCGAAGCCGACTTCCAGCGGTTGAACCTGCCAGGCGTGTCCGTCCACGGACAGAGGCTTCATATCCCGGATGGCGTCATGGGCGAAGACGTCCTTGATCGCATGAACCAGGATCTCGACGAGGCCATTGAATCTTTGGCATCCGCGCATGTCGACGCGATGGTCTATGCCTGCACCTCGGGTAGCTTCTACAAGGGGGCGGGCTGGGATACGGATGTCATCACGCGCATCGAGCGGAAAGGGCTGCCGGCGGTGGCGACGAGCCCAGCCGTATCGGCGGCGCTGAGGCATGTCGGCGGACGGGCGATCTCGGTGGTCACGCCCTATCCGGAATGGACCAACAGACGCCTGAGGGATTACTTCACGTCGGAGGGATTCAATATTCTGGGCGTTGCCGGGGATCCGTCTGCTGCCGCCGGCGGACACAGCTTCATCAATGACCAGGACCCTGAGAACATCGTCGCCTTCGGCGAGAGGCATTGCGCACCTGAGGCGGATGTCCTCTTTTGCTCCTGCACGGCCTGGCGGTCATTCGAGGCGGTGCCGGAACTAGAGAAGCGTCTTCGGCGTCCCGTGATCAGCTCGAACCAGGCCACGGTATGGGCAGCTCTCCAGGCCGTTGGCTTCGGCGGCCACATCCGTAATGGAGGTCGCTTGTTCGCGACCTGA
- a CDS encoding LysR family transcriptional regulator, producing the protein MPTVKQLEALRWIAVLGSYEKAAERLNATQSAVTKRIQELEASLGTAVFDRNRRGARLTVKGEAVFALAEELLSLRDQIVAVGSSQAAPIRQLRFGVTELTALTWLPAFVAEIRAAYPNIVLEPEVEQSSDLFQRLRNGTVDFIVVPDSLWQPGFKSVPLASVQNAWMCSPALLHDRGIVPLSELGRFNILTQGNRSGSGLVFGKWLEECGVKFPRLLTSNSLIAMVGLTIAEIGISYLPLRCFGGLIEQGKLRVIETDPPLPPVTYVAMFRGDEAANVINVISNISRATCDFTRPIRWA; encoded by the coding sequence ATGCCGACGGTGAAGCAACTCGAGGCGCTGCGCTGGATTGCCGTGCTGGGAAGCTACGAGAAGGCGGCCGAGCGGCTGAATGCGACGCAATCGGCGGTGACGAAGCGGATCCAGGAGCTCGAAGCATCCCTGGGGACTGCTGTGTTCGACCGCAACCGGCGCGGCGCGCGCCTGACCGTCAAGGGGGAGGCGGTCTTCGCCCTGGCCGAAGAGTTGCTGAGCCTGCGAGACCAGATCGTCGCCGTTGGGTCGAGCCAAGCCGCTCCGATCCGTCAGCTCCGGTTCGGCGTAACGGAGCTGACGGCGTTGACGTGGCTGCCGGCCTTTGTCGCCGAGATCCGCGCGGCTTATCCGAACATCGTGCTGGAGCCGGAAGTCGAGCAGAGCTCTGATCTGTTTCAGCGCCTCCGGAACGGGACGGTGGATTTCATCGTCGTCCCGGACAGCCTGTGGCAACCGGGATTCAAGAGCGTGCCGCTGGCGAGCGTCCAGAATGCATGGATGTGCAGCCCCGCCCTGCTCCACGACCGCGGAATCGTACCGCTCAGTGAGCTCGGCCGGTTCAACATCCTGACGCAGGGCAACCGGTCGGGGTCCGGGCTCGTCTTCGGCAAATGGCTGGAAGAGTGCGGGGTCAAGTTTCCGCGCCTGCTCACCAGCAACAGCCTGATCGCGATGGTCGGGCTGACGATTGCGGAAATCGGGATTAGCTATCTGCCGCTTCGCTGCTTCGGGGGCCTGATCGAGCAGGGCAAGCTGCGGGTGATCGAGACCGACCCCCCGCTTCCTCCTGTCACCTACGTGGCAATGTTCCGCGGCGATGAGGCCGCTAACGTCATCAACGTCATCTCAAACATTAGCCGCGCGACCTGCGACTTCACCCGTCCGATCCGCTGGGCCTGA
- a CDS encoding RraA family protein, protein MPNPVLVSSAIPPVLSKSDDRALRELATPLLSDNLDRLVGVTGLLRYNGRGKLVGTALTVKTRPGDNLGMYVAMTLMQAGHVLVVDGGGDRNNALAGDLMRAYAVSRGCAGFVIDGAIRDVAAFVAGDFPCYARGAVHRGPYKSGPAHINVPVTIGGQVVNPGDVVVGDEDGLVIVAPDRLPALIAGANAKLRAEQAIMAEIEAGAPHQSWLHGLLDGMGIQV, encoded by the coding sequence ATGCCCAATCCAGTGCTGGTTTCCAGCGCCATTCCACCCGTCCTATCAAAGTCCGATGACAGGGCTCTTCGGGAGTTGGCCACACCCCTTCTCAGCGACAATTTGGATCGTCTGGTCGGGGTTACCGGCCTGCTTCGCTACAACGGGCGGGGTAAGCTTGTCGGCACGGCGCTGACCGTCAAGACCCGCCCAGGTGACAATCTCGGCATGTATGTGGCCATGACCCTGATGCAGGCAGGCCACGTGCTCGTCGTCGACGGCGGTGGCGATCGGAACAATGCGCTGGCCGGCGACCTGATGCGGGCCTACGCAGTCTCGCGCGGCTGTGCCGGCTTCGTCATCGATGGCGCCATCCGGGACGTGGCGGCGTTCGTGGCCGGCGACTTCCCCTGCTACGCCCGGGGTGCCGTCCATCGCGGACCCTACAAGTCAGGCCCGGCCCACATCAACGTGCCGGTCACGATCGGCGGGCAGGTCGTCAATCCGGGCGATGTGGTCGTCGGCGACGAGGACGGGCTCGTCATCGTCGCTCCAGACCGGCTGCCCGCGCTTATCGCAGGCGCAAACGCCAAGCTTCGCGCCGAGCAGGCCATCATGGCCGAGATCGAGGCAGGCGCACCGCACCAGAGCTGGCTGCACGGACTGCTCGACGGCATGGGCATCCAGGTTTGA